From the Garra rufa chromosome 23, GarRuf1.0, whole genome shotgun sequence genome, the window GGTAAAACAGGTGACTAACTATTAATGCCACTCTGTCCTTCCAGTTTAAAGGGAGGGGATCATTCCAGACAGAGAGGTGGCAGCAGAGACAACGCTACTTCATATCAATAGAAATCAGTATagagcagagtttagctccaaccttgatcaaacttacCTACCTGTGcctttctaatgatcctgaagacattgtTGTAAGAAAAAGTGATGAGGACGTAGAAGATCTCGATGAAGATGTTTATTGCAGCATAGCAGTGACAAAGTACATGTTGTACCTTGGGTTCAACGGAGTCGGAATGAACCCAGAACATCCTTAGCTCAAACATTTTATAGCTTTCCAGTTTACTATCCTCATGTAAATGAAGTTGTTCCTGTCGTAATAGGTATAGTCTGTATGTTAATTAAGTTCTGACACCCCTTTGTCTGAGATGGTTCTCAGTGTCTCACACCCGCTCCCATTCTACAATTGGTCACCTTTTGCTTGGGATGAGATTATCCCAAATGGTCTAAACTGTTGACTTTCTTCTTCTCTATAATAATTAAGCCAATTTGGGAAATGAGCATAATTGAACATATATTGTGGAGTGGAATCTGGGTCGAGGCAGACTATATTTCTTACAACATTGATtcgcatgctcaggtgtgtttgattagggttagagctagaGGAAACTGAATgttgtgggccagatttgaggtcTTGATATCGTCTAAAAATCATGGTCACATCAGAATCATGTTGTAAGAGTCATGCTGATGCTCACtggaagagaaaaagaaaaaggcaCTTGCTAAAGGCACCGTAAGACACATGAACTCAAAGAGCCATTGATGTACATCATGTGTAAGACACAATTGTAATAACAGCAAAACACTTCAACAGTTTAACAGCAACAACCAATCAGTGCCGCGGTGAAAGCAAAGGATCTGAAAGAACAAAAACCAGAGCAAATTACCCGAAGCCCAAAACTCCGACACGGTCAAAAGACTAACCAATCATTGTGTAGCCCACATTACAATAAAGAAACATTTGTGTATAAACAGACAGCTGAAAAAGTAgaggaaacaaaaataaacacacaacAGAAGAAAAAAGGCCAACAATAGAGGCCAAGATTCTCATCCGCTGCCATCTCTCTCTTGAAGCTGTTCAAGAGTCACATTTAATCAGTTGCACATGTTTTCATCTTCAACATGACTGTTACAAACCAAAAAGCACCTCACGATTAGCTCATAACATGTTCTTTTACATTAGGTTcccatttatttatattacaaaaaaagCCACAGTAAATAAGCACATACCTTCAAGCATGACAATCTCTTTCAGCAGCGTTCCACTGCGACTGCCATCTCACACTGATGAACCAGACCCAGCCCAACTAGTGAGCATTTATACAATGGGCAAAACCATTGACAGCCACACAAGAGAACAGAAATTAAATCCATCAAATAACCAAACCTCAGTTCATCAACTAACAACACATTATTTATCAGTTTCATCTAACTAAATTTAGCATTTATACATATTCCATCATTGTTAAggcatcacattttaaaataacaatccCCTTCATCCTCTACACTTGGTTTCTCCCACCTGACCCGAGTTTGGCCGTTGGATTGGATCAAATGTTAAAAACGGGttgttcaaaagaaaaaaagaattctgAATTTGGATTAGATCAAAAAATACAACCTTGGTTTTGATCTGGATTAAATCCTCACTTTATGTTTTAGTTTAAGATTGGCATACCAAACAAGGATTATTCTGATCCCAGCAGAAGGGTGGATTTCAGAAACGAAAATGTTTAAAACTGGCTCAACATTTATATCAaacaatataaatgaaaaatagtcTATTTCATttcaagtttgtttgtttttttaatcaggGTGATCCAATCcaatttcactttaaaaaaacagCACAAAAGTAAGATGGGTTACCTGATCCTGAATAGAAGAAGAAGATTCCCAAATCCagattacagtttttctcgatcGCTAACAATTCATAAAACCATACACCCTTTTCTCAAGAGAATCTCTGACCAtcatatcaaaataaaaaaacaacagttcTTTTCTGTTCTCATCCAATTTTATCCTCAGATGAGATGCAAACATAAACAAACAACTGAATTACAGACTGACACAGCCTAGAGCACACTACTGAGAGGAATGAGGGATTTACACCATAAATGCAGATCCGTAAAATACAACAGTGAGCTCgaggaaaaaaatcatttatCACACTACTGTGAAGACACTGAAATACACTGGAAAAGTACAACACCAGCCAACCAAACATGAAACGCGACACAATACAATACACCTTCAGTCAGTGTGCAGTAACACCAAACGTGTTTACAGTTTTGAGAAACATGTCTTTGTTTAGAGAACTGAAGATGGACAGTTACAGTGTTAGCGATCGAGAGACACCAGAGAATGTAAGCGGTTATTCTTTGTTTCAGTAATTGTCCATTCCCATCAGCTCTAGACATATTTCTGAATCCAGGACAATCATTTCAAGGAAATCTTCCCCAGTGACAGCCAGATCAAACAAGCATCACATTCAGAAATGCAGTATTATGGTCTGTGAGACGGAGCTCCGCGACGAGACGTTTGACGACGGGACGCTCCACGGCTCCGGGTTCGAGTCTTTAGCGCGCGCTCCGCTCCGGCTCGCGTCAGTCTGACGATTCGGCGTGCGTCGCTCTCTCTGGAAACTCCAGTTTCTCGCACTCGATGAGTTTGAGCGGCAGGTGCTGGGCGATTTCATTGGGGTCTGTGTAAACGGCCGGAGGAACGTGCTGCAGAGTCAAGAAGAGACACTCGGTGATGAAGAGGAAACCACAGACAAACCCACAGCTTCACTGCTAACCCCTGCTGCTGGCACTCCAACAGGACTCATTTATTCATTTGCATCTTATTTTAATGACCTTATTTTAATCACTTGGGCCCAGTTTTTCAAACTATTTAATCTGGATCAAATTGGTCTGGATTTGGAAATCCTATGTTTTCTATCCAGGATTAACTGATCTCACTTTGATGACAGTTTTTTAAAGGAACATTGTGTTGGATCACTGTGATCCAAATACCAAATTTCAGGATTACCAAATCCTGTTTACCAGAGCCTTAAATATAACCAACAGTGTAGCATTCTGGCTTAGCAAAGAACAACAGGCAGACAAAACACCAGTGGCCACAAATAGACATCGTTCGATTTcatcgttttcattttaatttaaatgtcttAAAGGGTTAGTACAGATCATGcacccacccccttgtcatccaagatgttcatgtctttctttcctcagaaattatgtttttttgaggaaaacatttcaggatttctctctttataatggatatggatggcgccccgaagtttgagcttccgaaatgcagtttaaatgcagcttcaaaagactctaaacgatcccagtcgaggaggaagggtcttatctagcgaaaccatcgGTTATTGTTgaaataaattgacaatttatctactttttaacctcaaatgctcatcttgtctcatctctgcgcagcacatGGGAAGTCTGTGTGATTGGGGTAAATACAGtcagggtacgtctaaaaactcccatctcgttttcttccctaacttcaaaatcaccttaggtcactgcaaaagtaccgacatagagtttacaaagtgaacatacaaagaaactcaaactccctttacaaaaaaaggtgaaaacaGCATTATAGAACGATTTTTACATTGaggacataaacgagatgggagtttttagacatccctaactgcattgacccggattaTACCGACTACACATTCACTGCACAGAGAccagacaagaccagcatttgaggttaaaaagtaaataaattgtcaatttgcttCGAAAacaactgattgtttcgctagataagacccttgctCCTCGACTGGGGTCTTTTAGAGCCTTCTGAAGCTGCGTTTATACTGCATTTCGGAAGCTCAAACTTCttaagtattaaaggtaaaacaaacttcatgaaatgaaatgtaaagttttccaaagaaaaacacacTGAACTACAGATACGTTTTAAATGATTGGAGTAAAGTAAAAACACTTTGCTACTGTCTGTCTCTGATTCCGATGAAGGAGAACCGTCTAAAAAAGTccccaaaacacaaacatactaattcagggtttctgcaggatctTATTTCAtgccttttaatgccctttttaatgccatttctaacatttttaatgccataCGCAACCAATAACTAACACGCCTGTGTATGGATGCGTGTATATTATAACCCAACTTAAACACACttttacaaacattacaaaatcCTTCTCCATTTTGACCTTCAACAGAAAGCAACCATGTCCTAAATTGTTCATGATCCAGCCATGTTTTCTAGAATTTGCACTTTCCCATTTTTCTGCTATATTTTTCCCCTCCACATTACAGTCGGCCGCTCTTAAAAAGTCACACAATTTTGGACCGGCCAGAAGCAATTACCAAACTGAATCAAAGTTCTTAATTATACAGGCTATATTCAAGATAAATCggtaatatttgtttcttcaactCTATCTAAAGTTTTATTGCCCGTACACTGTGAGCATAAGTATTAGCCACGTTGATATTGAGGTCATCatttttcccaagcacatttgaccaattccaaaccacatcaatcttaataactactattcattttatatttaattatttataagtgatatataattgtccatgaaggctggaagtggaaaactccttatattcaggtgtgcagaattattaggcacgttttcttttacagataaaaagagccaaaaaagagatttacctcagactgaaaagtcaaaaactattaaatgcccatgagatcaactaatgcaatactggaatttgcaaatgtgcttggaaaaaaaatatgaccacaatataaataaaataaaacaacgtgcctaataattatgcatacagtgtacaaaacaatttaatgctttttaatgccttcATTTTCGCAAAATTAAAAGTCATTAAGACTTTTAATGCCCTGCGGAAACCTTGTAATCGTCTGTCAGAAAAGACTGAAGAGAGCAGCTGAGGATAAATGTCTGACTCACCTGAAGGTCTGACATCTGACTTTCACGTGTGCTGAATTCTCGAAGCATGTGGTTTTTTCCGGCCTGTTTAAAGCAGAGCAGAGCAATGATGTTTAGGATGTGATCAAACGGTGCGGTATTCGCCGTTCTCTCCATCGCGTGGAACTTGCCTCGTGATACAGACGCGTGTCGTTTATCCTGATCATCACGCCGTCCACTCGCAGGAAGAACCGCAGCAGGAGGAAGAAACTGGTGGGCATCACTCTCTGAAAACAGCAAACGGCACTTTCAGACGACAGCCGCCGACACGGACAAACCAGAAGAGCGATCGGACGAAACTCACGATTTTGACGCTGATCATAGACACGCCGTGATCGTGAAGCTCGTCCTCGAACAGCAGCACGTCCTCGAAGAACTTGATCTGTTCTCGCGCTCTCAGCTTCTCCATGTCGATGCGCTCGCTGGTGGCCGTCACCTGTTCACAAGCTCAGACTCAGTCCTAGAGATGCAGCTCAgcgcccgtattcacaaaacatcttcagGCTGAAAGTAGCTCTTAACTcagcgatttaggagaaaatcttgcAAATAATGggtgtgtcagtcctaaattcAGGACTCCTACATTTTTgttctaagagtatttcacaaagcatttaagTGCTctaactagctcctaaatctgggAAACATTAGGAggagtgaagaggactcctacgTCAATGGAAAATCTATGCAgttttgatgggcacattacttaaatctgatggggcaccttttgtgtcctgtgtaaatcaggtcctattcagtaacagttacactattaactgttgttacagacaactatgtgatgaaaacattatttaaacgcATGTCTGATTAGGATCTACTCttatttaaatttgaacaaatgcaaataagatcctataaaactgagatctgatgtataagttaATTTACATCGTCTGAAAAACCCacaaaaactcaccaacacaccttgataacatgttaacatacactgtacctacataaaggcataaaagattatactagaagtacaaGTGTGTCGTCATTTTTAGCAGTAGTGTGTAGATAGCatgcaacattttgttttatgtaaTTCAAAGTTCGACGAAAGATTTGCTTTCTTTTcacgtgatttatta encodes:
- the tiprl gene encoding TIP41-like protein; this encodes MSSLISHGFRSSKQDFSFGPWTVTAAKTHIMKSKDIERLAETMNMPSLPEMLFGDNVLRIQHTDGFGIEFNAVDALKRVNNTQDSVKVACAQEWQESRAESEASKEVVKRYDWTYTTDYRGTLLGEQLQMKVTATSERIDMEKLRAREQIKFFEDVLLFEDELHDHGVSMISVKIRVMPTSFFLLLRFFLRVDGVMIRINDTRLYHEAGKNHMLREFSTRESQMSDLQHVPPAVYTDPNEIAQHLPLKLIECEKLEFPERATHAESSD